One Engraulis encrasicolus isolate BLACKSEA-1 chromosome 4, IST_EnEncr_1.0, whole genome shotgun sequence genomic window, TTCTTTTGCTTATCTACTACACACTttcttttatttatcttttttaccAGGAAAAAAAGACCCATTGAGATTAAAAGTTCCAATGGTGTCCTGGCTGGGAGGCAGTCCTAGTTACAAAAATAGTAAATTAAGATGATAAATCTGTTTACGCACTTTTTAATATGACCAATGCAATGCATATCACtacacatgacctctgtgtctgtctatgagGATGGGGGTCACTGGGTATAATGTGACCTCTACGTCTATGAGGATGGGGGTCACTGGGTGTAATGCATGCAAAGTTTCTACCAAACATGCTGGGGCCTCCTCAGCCTTGCAGCTCTTTGTGGGTCAGGTGGGGGATGGGGCTCGATTTCACTAAGAGCAGGCAAACAGCAAAGAGCAATGAATGACTGGAAGTGTTGTAGTTGGCTAGAATGACCTTGAAAACTGTATATTTGTGTGGAATTAGACCATCATATGCACTGTGTTTTCATTCTGCATGGGGAGAGTTGTACCGTTATATTCTTAGTTTGTAGCAGATGAGTAAAGTGTAGGCTGTATGTTTTGGTGATGAGGTTGAGACTCTTACCATATCACCACTTCCTGCCAGCTCTCCtacacatgtgcatacagtagGCTGCTCTGTGCATGTGTAGGATGTATAGTGCATAGGCTGCTGTGTGCATACAGGCTGTATAGTGCATAAGCTGTTGTATAGTGCATAGGTTGCTCTGTGCTTCAATAGgatgtagggatgcaaatgattaatcaacttcaatgcgttaatcgattaaaaaaacattaatcacaattaatcgacaattcaactgacaagagacccaggtgaaatgggcatgtgaagaatgtatgtgaagaggggtgtgaatagtgggagtACTTAAATCACCtttgattaaagaattgaaatggaattaatttaaatttggtattttatctcaattttttgttaaaagttttaGATTTAGTCGTTTTTttctgagaaacattgagatttctgtgtaagtcgatcaataaggctatctactaatgattaatgaattaatcaataatttgcatccctaataggaTGTATAGTGCATAGGTTGCTCTGTGCTTGCATAGGTTGCGTAGTGCATAGGTTGCTCTGTGCTTGTATAGGTTGCGTAGTGCATAGGTTGCTCTGTGCTTGTATAGGTTGCGTAGTGCATAGGTTGCTCTGTGCATACTCTATGTATGCATGACGTGTGGAACGTGCAGATATGCATCGCAACCTTAGCTTTCAAACGACTGTAAATGTACGCCGAGGTGTTGCTCTTCCATGACACCTTTCAAATTTATAGTTACGAGTTATGACTGTAAAGTAGACAGCTGACTATGAGTTATGACTTTAAGTAGACAGCTTTGGGTGAGAGTATAGAGCAAAGTGTAccttgtaaaataaaaaaaatgttacatAAAGCTTCTGAAACAAATAATTGCTTCTTAAATGATGATGTACTGAATGGATTTTTGCTGTCGTTTCTTGATAATTACAGTCCAGTTAGGTCGGCTTAACTGTTGTTTGGTTCTTGTGTTTTGCTCATGTGCAGATACAGCATGATAAGAGATGGAGGTGTGTGGATTAACCAGCAGCGAGCCTCCAACCCCGAGCAGGTGCTGACACCCGGACAACATATCCTGGCCAACGGGCTCTCACTCATCCGCGTGGGCAAGAAGAACTTCTACATCCTGAAGTGGATAAACCTTTGAAACCAAACGCACTTACTCTCCTCAGCTTTGGACAAACAGTGGCCGTTTCCCTCCTCAAATGCCTGAGGTAAAAGCAGCAGCCACCGGCCTCCCTCTTCTGACTCTGTGTGTACATGATGAAGTAAGACTTGCTGTACAGCTCTCTGGAGGACGTTGTGTTTAAGGTGTTTAAGTGTATTGTATGCTTATGACTGGGATCACATTAGCTCTTCTCACTGTTGTACAGGTAAGATGTGGTTTCAGTGCATCTGACAAGAAATAAATTGCTTTGTCCTTTGACAGAGCAGAATATTGCTGCTGTTTTACTTTCTACCAGCAGGAGTCACTAAACGCCTTCCAATGGCGCACAAAAGTTTGTCATGAGATTTTTGGAGGGAAAACACTTGGAGCAAACTGGTcattttttcaggaatatttTAGACACAAAAACAAGTTCGGCTCTATATTTAAGTTTTAACATTTTCGTTACATTTCATGGTTGATTTTGTTTAATCAATTGTCAAGTACTTTTCCCTGCCCCAAGTGAGCGCCAGTTGAGGACAGGACTGAAGACCTTAAAACAGGAACACAAGTTGTTTACAATCAGAGACAAAAGTGACAAAAAATAAACATGAAACTTGATAGTACAGTTTCAATTTCAGTTAAGGAATATCATTTGTCCTATTCCCTATTGTCCTACAgagttactttttttaaaaaaaaaaaaatacacgctGCTTCTGACCTTTAGTCTGTCTGTCAACATGAGACTTTCACAAAGTCCAGCAGTAAGTATGTGCAAGTATGTGCAGTAAAAACTACAAATGTACTTCATTGGGTGCACCTTATATTTGACAGTTATTGAAAGTCAGTTGGTGCAATGAAATCACTGGGATGAAAGCAAATAATGCCAAATCACAAATAAACCCCACActtaaaatacataaataaaaggcTACAGTGCTCCTGAAGCACATTATTTGGCTGTATGTAAAAATCAGTTGACCATGTTTGTCATTCAAAAGCGCTAAACAAGTATTGTGTAGTTACATGTCAAGTTTTCTGGAAGTAAATGTGCAAAGGAATGTTCTCAAAGTGAACTGCATGAATAAACAGGTATAAAGTCTATACCAAACTTTTGTAAGTACTCTGGCACTGATCGCATTGAGTCTTTTGGACACTGTGCTTCATTTGACATTTTAAGCATTGTGCTGCATTGGAAATCATAACTTTGTTCTTTTTGGAACAGCTTGGCCTACATTTGAGGGACTATAGCCGGCAGCCCTGTGTTATGAAGCATAAACAAAACACTTCGAAGCACTTGGTTGTGGCTGCAGCTCATTCAGTTTATTTTCCAAAATAGGGTTGGGTATTAAGGTGGACATTTGACAGCATAGTGTACACATTTGAGCGATTTTTTAGAACCACTTCCCACTTTGAAAAAAATGGTTATTGCCCTGTAATAATGACACATTTCTGCTATGGCAGAATAAAAGACATTGTGTGTTTAATTGTGGCAGTGTTTGTGTAAAATGAAACTCAGAATTGCGCCAAGCAAATGCAGCTATGCTCCTTCATTGAAGTTGTGTTTCTGTTAAGTTCTATAAATGTATTTGCTTTCGTTGAATGGTTGTAAAGGCGTAGTTGCATTCACAGTGTGATAGTCCCAAGTGTGCAGCGTCCATTCAAAATGCCCTTACAAAACGCTCGTGCAAAGGAACACCTTAAAGATGGGCGGGATGTACCGCTTGCGAATCAAGCCAACCAGCCAATGAGAAGATCTCTGTGTTTAAATGGCCACGTCAATCATTTTCTCTCCAGTAAGCCTTCCTTCAATCGCCATATTGGGCTGAAAGGGCTTGTCTGTTATTTTCCTCCTCTCTTACTACGACACGAAATTGACAGGAGTGGCTCTTGCAACTGCACTTTGTTTTGATGATCCGTGGAGATTACTACTTCTGGTGTTTCCACGTTGGGCGTTATTGCAATCCATCTGGGTCTTTGCATGGCATGCATACGCTGTGGATGATAACgtattttatttctgttttggAGCGTGTTGAACCAGGACTTGCGCGACCAGGAGTTGAGGTTAAATAATCGCCAAGTATCTATTTTTCTGAAGAAGGAAAAATGTCCAATGTTCGCCTTTCAAATGGGAGTCCGACTCTGGAACGGATGGATGCTCGGTTATCGGATAACCCGAAGTCCACTGCTTGCAGAAGTCTTTTCGGCCCGGTGGATCATGAAGAGTTAAAGAAGGATTTAAAGGGACGTTTGCACGAAATGGAAGAGGCGGCTTCGGCGAAGTGGAATTTTGACTTTTCCAGTCATAAACCCATTCCGAATGGGAGATATTGTTGGGAGCCTGTGGATGACAGTCCGCTATTTTACAGCTCGCTACGAGCGAATATTAATGTTAACGTTACGGACAGCTGCCCCTCAGGGAATACAAATGTGGATTTGAATGGGAACCATAACTGTGGTGTGGCACCCTGCAAACATgctgaagagaaagaggagaagtctGAAACTCAGATGGATATTAGAGACCAATGTATTGGGCAGCGGAAAAGACCAGCGTGCCATGGTAAGAATAATGATTGATTTTGGACCAAGGTGTTGGTCTCGAACTGAGCAGCAAGAGCATGTTTCACATTCTGATATTTTGCTGTTTTTGACATCACTCACCGGAATCTGAGCGTAGTAGAACCATGTTTACATTGCAACAGTTCATCATAGTTATTCAAGTTGCAACTTCACTGCCGTTCAACACAACGCGTGTTTCTATCTGCATTTGGTTGACAAATTAGCCAGTTTGCTGCTGAGTTTATTACCTATGTTAATGACAGGCTTTACTCTTTGTTTAGATTCGTCGTCTCAGAATAAAAGGTCACACACCAGTCTGGATGACGTTTCTCGTTGTTCAGGTCTGACACAAGCTGTAGAACACACACCCAGGAAGACCAGTCCCCAAACTCAAACGTGATCATGACGGTAAGCTGCCCAGAGCATCCATCAAAAATGAACTGAACAGTAAACACAGAACTGATAATAACGATACATGGTGGTGACGGTGCACAAGTGCTTTGAACTGAAGGCACACGAACCATTGCTGTGTTCTTCAGAGCCCTGGTTTGGGCGAGAAATGTGGAGTAAGCTACTACACGGGAGGACTATACGGCTACCTGTTGTCAATATGTGATCCATATCTACATTGCTTTGCATTGGTCGATGATATATTGGGGTTGCGCTGCTTTGCAAAACTTGCATTAAGCTGTTGCATCAAAACAACCTTATCGTCGGTTTTGATCGTTAAAAATCCAAGTCGCGTCTAAAGCCTTGAAAACGCGTCCACCCCCAAATCAAATGGCTTCGAGGTCCTCGTTGGTAAAAGCGAGCGGCTTCTATAGTTTGGAATGCTACAAAGTTGCAACTGCCCTGCTTTTA contains:
- the cdkn1bb gene encoding cyclin dependent kinase inhibitor 1Bb → MSNVRLSNGSPTLERMDARLSDNPKSTACRSLFGPVDHEELKKDLKGRLHEMEEAASAKWNFDFSSHKPIPNGRYCWEPVDDSPLFYSSLRANINVNVTDSCPSGNTNVDLNGNHNCGVAPCKHAEEKEEKSETQMDIRDQCIGQRKRPACHDSSSQNKRSHTSLDDVSRCSGLTQAVEHTPRKTSPQTQT